In Curtobacterium sp. TC1, the following proteins share a genomic window:
- the poxB gene encoding ubiquinone-dependent pyruvate dehydrogenase, with protein MPTVAENIVATLRKNDVARVYGLPGDSLNGFTDALRKDGTIRWEHVRHEEAAAFAASAEAELTGELAVCAGSCGPGNLHLINGLFDANRSRVPVLAIAAHIPTAEIGSGYFQETHPQELFRECSVYVEYVADPTQMPRLLEIAMREAVEKRGVAVLVIPGDVLLAEAKDDRTTRIERSTPRIVPSDAELQRTAELLNGADKVTILAGAGVAGAHDEVVALAERLQAPIVHALRGKEHIEWDNPYDVGMTGLLGFASGYRAMEDADVVLMLGTDFPYQQFFPAKAKHVQVDIRGSQLGRRHPVDIGLVGTVKDTALALIPLLTGSHPTTHLDTALKHYRKTREKLDDLAVPAGRKKPLHPQYVARVLDRIAADDAVFIPDVGSPVVWASRYLTMNGKRRLIGSFVHGTMANAVPQAIGAQTAFPDRQVIALAGDGGLTMLLGELITIVQNKLPVKIVVFDNSSLNFVELEMKAAGFVNYGTELQNPDFAAVAEAIGIKGFKVDVSDDFEDAMAAALAHDGPALVSVRANRQELSMPPAVTLEQAKGFTLYAIRTVLSGRGDELLDLASTNARQLL; from the coding sequence GTCGCGCGCGTCTACGGCCTGCCGGGGGACTCCCTCAACGGCTTCACCGACGCCCTGCGCAAGGACGGCACGATCCGGTGGGAGCACGTCCGCCACGAGGAAGCCGCCGCCTTCGCGGCGAGCGCCGAAGCCGAGCTGACCGGTGAGCTCGCGGTCTGCGCCGGCAGCTGCGGCCCGGGCAACCTGCACCTCATCAACGGCCTGTTCGACGCGAACCGGTCGCGGGTCCCGGTGCTCGCGATCGCCGCGCACATCCCCACCGCCGAGATCGGCTCCGGCTACTTCCAGGAGACCCACCCGCAGGAGCTGTTCCGCGAGTGCTCGGTCTACGTCGAGTACGTCGCCGACCCGACGCAGATGCCCCGCCTGCTCGAGATCGCGATGCGCGAGGCCGTCGAGAAGCGCGGGGTCGCCGTGCTCGTGATCCCGGGCGACGTCCTGCTCGCCGAGGCCAAGGACGACCGCACCACGCGCATCGAGCGCTCGACGCCGCGGATCGTGCCGAGCGACGCCGAGCTGCAGCGCACCGCCGAGCTGCTGAACGGTGCCGACAAGGTCACCATCCTGGCGGGTGCGGGCGTCGCCGGCGCCCACGACGAGGTCGTCGCGCTCGCCGAGCGACTGCAGGCCCCGATCGTGCACGCCCTGCGCGGCAAGGAGCACATCGAGTGGGACAACCCCTACGACGTCGGGATGACCGGGCTGCTCGGCTTCGCGTCCGGGTACCGCGCGATGGAGGACGCCGACGTCGTGCTCATGCTCGGCACGGACTTCCCGTACCAGCAGTTCTTCCCGGCCAAGGCGAAGCACGTGCAGGTCGACATCCGTGGGTCACAGCTCGGCCGGCGGCACCCGGTCGACATCGGCCTGGTCGGCACGGTGAAGGACACCGCGCTCGCCCTCATCCCGCTGCTGACCGGTTCGCACCCGACGACGCACCTCGACACCGCCCTGAAGCACTACCGGAAGACCCGCGAGAAGCTCGACGACCTGGCCGTCCCCGCCGGCCGGAAGAAGCCGCTGCACCCGCAGTACGTCGCTCGTGTGCTCGACCGGATCGCCGCCGACGACGCCGTGTTCATCCCGGACGTCGGATCCCCCGTCGTGTGGGCGTCGCGCTACCTGACGATGAACGGCAAGCGTCGCCTGATCGGGTCGTTCGTGCACGGCACGATGGCGAACGCGGTGCCGCAGGCGATCGGTGCGCAGACGGCCTTCCCGGACCGCCAGGTGATCGCACTCGCGGGCGACGGCGGGCTGACGATGCTCCTCGGGGAGCTCATCACGATCGTGCAGAACAAGCTGCCGGTGAAGATCGTCGTGTTCGACAACTCATCGCTGAACTTCGTCGAGCTCGAGATGAAGGCGGCCGGGTTCGTGAACTACGGCACCGAGCTGCAGAACCCGGACTTCGCCGCCGTCGCCGAGGCGATCGGCATCAAGGGGTTCAAGGTCGACGTCTCCGACGACTTCGAGGACGCCATGGCCGCCGCACTCGCGCACGACGGGCCGGCGCTCGTCTCGGTGCGCGCGAACCGGCAGGAGCTGTCGATGCCCCCGGCGGTCACGCTCGAGCAGGCGAAGGGGTTCACGCTCTACGCCATCCGCACGGTGCTGTCCGGTCGCGGCGACGAGCTGCTGGACCTCGCGTCGACCAACGCGCGCCA